ACATATTTTGTCAAGGTTGGTGCAAAGAATGAAATTGGCAACTAAATTAACTTGGATGATGTTCATCGTGTTACTTCTTGTTGGATCATCCATCGGGTTCTTCGGATACCGTACTGCGTATAAGCAAGTAGATGAAGCAGCAGGTATCGAATTGGTAGGATGCGCCAATATTACAACCGGGCTGATTGACCCATCAGATATTACCGCGTTAATTGCAGGAGATCAAAGCAAATTGGAGGCTGTCGAAGACCGGATCGGTTGGATTGTGGCACATAAGGCTATTTTTAAAGAGGCGTTCATTTTATCGCTAGACGGAAAGATCCTCGCCGCAGATTCAAGCTTCAAAGCAAGAGGTTATAAAGCAGGCGACACTTTTTATTTCTCAGATGAAGAGAAACAAATGATCACTAAATCTAAGCATTCCGCTTACTCCAAGGTTTATACATACGAAGGTACCTCACTTAAGACGGGTTACGGCCCCATCTATCAGGATCATGATCCGTCCAAGCCTATAGTTGCTCTAATGGCTATTAACTTCGATGGCCCATTAATTCAAGAACGGACCCGAGACATCATTGTTCAGCCTTTTATTATCGGGACTTCCATTCTAGTTATTGCTATTGTGGCAGCATATCTCTTAATCCGCCGAATGGTAAGTCCACTAACAAAGCTATCCAGAGGCGTAAATCTTGTTGCACAGGGTGATCTTACTCATGATCCTATTTCATTCAACAGCAAGGATGAGATTGGTACACTAGCTCGAAATTTCAACGGCATGACGCAGAGCTTGCGCATGCTCATTACCGAAGTTAATGAAACCTCCATGCAGGTGGCGTCTTCATCCGAAGAGCTCTCTGCCAGTGCACAGGAAACTAACCGTGCTGGTGAGTACAGTGTCAACGTTTCGATTGAACTTGCTGATGGAGCTAATACACAATTGCAAAATTTGGAGGGTGGATATAAGTCTGTACAAGACTTGTCACACTTCATTACAGAGATTGCAGGAAATGCTGATAACGCAATGAATAATGCTACCAGTAACGCCGAAAAGGCTCGTACAGGTCGAGAAGCAATGGACTCTACTACACAACAGATGAGCATCGTCAGTGACAGCATCACTGATTTAGCTGTCATTATTGAGACCTTGGGCGGCTACTCCAAGGAAATTGAGAATATTGTGGGCACGATTGCGAGCATCGCAGAAGAAACCAATTTGCTGTCGCTGAATGCAGCCATTGAAGCTGCAAGAGCCGGAGAAGAGGGAAGAGGCTTTGCGGTAGTTGCACAATCCGTACGCAAGCTTGCCGAGCGATCCGCCCAATCTGCTGCTCAAATCGGACAACTCGTAAGCATCATCGTAAATCAGATGGACCAAGCAGGAGAAACCATGAAGCGCTCTACAGAAGAGATGGATCAAGGCCGGGAATTAATCGTAACAGCAGGTCAATCCTTCTCCGAGATTGAGATGTCTGTCTCTGGGATGGCTTCACAAAGTCAGCAGATTTCCGGAACAGTCCGCGAGCTAGCCTCCATCTCCGATGGTCTCGTTACTACTCTACAGAATATTGTAGACGTCGCTAATCAGACAGCAAGCGGTGCGGAAACATTATCCGCCTCCTCACAAGAGCAGCTTGCAGCCATGGAAGAAGTGGAGTCAGCCGCAGGTTTCCTGTCCTCGCTAGCTGAGAAGCTACAGATTCTAATTGAACGTTTCAAAGTATAATTCTTCTTATTCATGTAAGTTCTTAAACTTAAAGGGGCTAGCGACCAAGCAGAGAAATTCTGCTTGGTCGCTAGCCCCTCTTCTATGTATTGAGATCACGACGCTGCCGTATTCGCTATAAACCACTCACCCAGCTCATGTACAGGCATCGGCCGACCGTAATAATAACCCTGCATGACTCTACAACCCAGTGATTTCAGCAATTCAATTTGCTCTGGTGTCTCCACACCTTCCGCCACGACTTCCATATTAAGATGAGTCGCAATCGCAATAATATTGCTGATAATAGCTTTCTTGGAGTGCATCTTGCTGTTACGAATAAATACTTGGTCAATCTTGAGTGTGTTCACTGGGATTTCATCCAAATTACCAAGGGAGGAGAAGCCTGTCCCAAAGTCATCCAGCGATACTCTTACCCCAAGCAATCGAAGTCTAGACAGCTGTGCAACCGTCTCTTTCATGTTATGCATCGCAATGGACTCTGTAATCTCCAGTTCGAGAAAGTGTGGCTCTAATTCTGCACATGTGAGTGCTTCCGCTACAACATCGTATAGACTCCCATCCTCAAACATCCGTGCGGACATATTAATTGAGACCGGTACGTTAGCTATCTCTTCCTTATGCCAGAACCTGTTCTGGCTACACACATCATGTAGCATCCAATAGGTAATCGGAACGATCAGTCCGGTCTCCTCTGCAATAGGAATGAATTCCGCTGGCGAAATGATCCCATGCTCTGGGTGTCTCCAGCGCAGCAGTGCTTCAAGACCCACCGTAACATTCATATATGAATCCCATTTCGGCTGATACACAACCATAAACTCAGAACGAGCCAAAGCTTTTCGAAGATCCTTCTCTAGCGACATCCGCCGTAACTGATGGCGGTTTACTTCCTGGTCGAACACACTGCATTTATTCTTACCTGAATCCTTAGAGGTATAAAGAGCCGTATCCGCAGCCTTCATTAGCGCTGAGCGATCAGTCCCATGCATAGGAGTCATACTGATTCCAACACTTGCAGTAACATATAGCTCATTGCCCTGAATACGATAGAATTCCTTAAGTTCATGCATAATATGCCCTGCTTCTTCCTGCGCACCCTCCAGTGTGCAATCTGGAAGAGCAATCAGGAATTCGTCACCGCCTAAACGGAAGATCTTTCCTTTATCCCCTACAGAACGAATTAATCTAACAGCGACCTCCTGTAGTAACATATCTCCTATATCATGTCCCAGCGTATCATTAATCGACTTAAAGCGATCTAGATCTACAATAAAAACAGCACCAGATCTGCTTTCAAAAAATTCATCTTTAAAATAGCGTTCTAGTCCATGTCGATTCGGCAGCTCTGTTAGCGGATCTTGATAAGCCATTCGTTCAAGCACATGGCGATCCAGAAATACGGCGCCAGCAGAAACTGCGAGCATAAGTAGCGCTGCCAGCGAAAATGCCATTAACAGTATAACATCAGTCTCTACAAAAAAAGGTTTGCTTCCAGGTAAGTTGTTATATTCAAAATGACAAGCCTTTACACTTGTGTAATGCAATCCGGTAACTGAAAATCCGATAAACAACGCCGAGTATAGCTTCCATCGCTGAAACCCTGCGCATTCTTTAAACTTTTGAAACATCAATAATCCGATATAAGACGAAACCAAAACCAGAATTACAGCAACGGCTTGAATCCATATATCATAATGAATCCTCGTCGCAATCTTCATAGAAGACATTCCGATATAATGCATAGCCGAAAAGCCGCTTCCCAAGAGAATACCACCTACTACTAAATTCCATATCTTTAACTGAGGAACAGATGTGATCCGGAATGCCAAATAGCAGAATAACACACCAACTAATAGTGATATTATAGATCTGCCTGGATAATAATTGACCTCCGCCGGAAAGCGATTCGCCATTATCCCAACATAATGTATTGCCCATATACCGCAGCCTAACACACAAGCTCCCGAGATCAACCACAGACGTCGGATTTTGCCAGTAGAACGTGAAACTTGCGAAATCAGATTTAGTGCAGAATAAGTAACTGTCGCCGCTAGCACAAATGATAGTAAAACAATCCAAACATTAAAGTGGATTCCCATTTTATCCATTAGTTAACCTCTTCACCGGTTTTGAATCCCGTAATCGCTCAGCGTATTTCTCAAGTAAAAAATCAGTACACGAATATCAGATATGGAAGAGTGCGTAAAGATTATAGGTTATCCATAAAAAGAAACTTTAGATGTATTCTACTCTGTATTCAGAAGATTGTCTAAGTAAATACTGGAATTTATACCCTTTTTTATTACGCGAAAAATGTCCATATTTGACACAATCACTCAACCCGGAAAACTTGAACCATGACCTTTTGATGATACATTTTTGGGAAATGTAATTCGCCATATCCATAGATTCAAAACTACCAGAACCAACAGGTAGATATAAACTCCACCCATAAACAAAGTGAAGACATAATGAATACCTGCCATCCCCATCAGCAAAAATAGTAATCCAAAGGAGTTTGCGGTGTAATCCTTCTGTTTAGCTGCCTCATAACGTTCTGAGAAAGGTAGTACCGGAGGATAAGAACGGAAACAAATGACCGCATAGATCAGCATTGCAAACAGCACGACTACCAAGTCTGGCACAATCCGCAGCCCAAACAACCAAAGATACACTATCGCTTCTATAGCGAATAAAGGTAATAGCAGGCGAACTATCGCTGCCTTAAGCATTCCACGATAGATGGGTGCGGTGTTTGGCAGAGGAATCAGCTTATAAATCCAAGAGCCTTTATAACCCGCAGAGTACCTTAGCATTAGAACAACCGTCTGAAGTAACGTCGCACCGAAATAAATCATCAGGTATGTGTTCGAATCCTTGATAGACGATGCATTCCCATCCCAAAAGATCCCAAATATAAAAATGAACGGGAAGACAATGGAATAACCGATTGCCGGATATACCTTTAACTTGAAGTCACGCTCATTCTTCATCATTGACCAGCTAAAGCGAAAAAACATGCCCTCTACCGGGTTCTTACAAGTTACTTTCGACAACCAGTCCACCATTCGGGCGTTACTCTTGCCAACGTTCCCTTGTTCTGAAAGCTTCTGTAAGCTCTTTTCGAATAAAGGCATCAGCTTAATATAAGCCACAATCAGCAGAACCGGAATTACTAAAGCTAGCACTGAAAGCACCACGAAGTGTGTATCTCTCGCCCCGCCAATCAACATCTCAAATGGAGCCGCGAACCAAATCGGAGAAATCAAATACTGCCACCATGCCGGCTTAAAAGAGAGGCTCAATTCAGCAATATCGAACAGTCTAACAACGAGCTGATACCCTACTGTAATCCCTATAGTCAAAATGATCTGTACATAATTAATAATATCTTTGAGCTTCTCCCCGTCGAAAAACTTCATAATCAATAAATAAAGCAGCGCCGTAATGACGAGGATAAAGCAGTCCATCAGAATGATCTCAACAGCATATATTAGAAAAAATAGTACTCCCTGTTTGAACAGGCACAAAATCAGCGAAGGTCCGGTCAAGGTCAGCGTCACTGAAAATAAATAAATGAGAATGTGGATGCTCTTCGCCATGTTCAAGGTACGGCGGTTCACTGGCTTTGAAGCCAGTATGTTTTTGTCCCGAAGATCAAGCATCACGGAAGAGAAATCAGAGATCAGTGTGGTCGTAATCATAAACATCACTACACCAAACACTAGACTCATCTGCAGCATATAGTTCCCCGTTAACATCATAAGAGGAATTAACATGACGCCAAAAAGTAAATAAATCCATTGCACCCGCAGCGGCGAGCCCTCTTTCTTCTCCTCCTTTTTCTGCATTCCAGCGAGCACTGTTGGTGTTCTTCTTCCGTCCATCGTCAGTTTGACCTGCAGAATACTCCGCATCACATCATAATCAACTCCGATTCGGCTAAACCCACCTCGCAGCTTATCCAGAAGCTTCAGCACATAGAAATCAGTCATGAGAATATCCCTCTTGCATGACCGCAACAAATTCCCCAGCAATATCACGGTATTTATCAAATCCAGTTAATTGATTAAAAATATCCTCAAGCGACCCTTCGCGGCCCTTCTCTCTTAGCTCAGCAAAGCTCCCATCCGCCACGATATCTCCACCATCGATCAAAACGATCCGGCTACTGATCTTCTCAACTACATCCATGATGTGTGAAGAATAGAAAATGGTCTTGCCCCTTGCCGCCAAAGATGCAAAAATCTCCTTTACCACCATTACGCTATTGGCATCCAGACCGCTCAACGGTTCATCTAGGAACAGAATATCGGGATCATGAAGCATGCTGGAGATCAGCAGTACCTTTTGTTTCATCCCTTTGGAGAAGGTTGCGATCCGTGAATCATAAGCTTTCTCAAGACCTAGCAAGGCCATTAATTTTCCAGCCTTGTAATCCACATCACTACGCTTCATACCATACAACTCACCTACAAAAGTTAGATACTCCCTAGCGGTGAGGCTATCATATAATTCGGCTACCTCCGGCACATAACCTATTCTTTTTTTGTAAGAAACATCTCCATCAGCAATATCCCTACCGAAAATCTCTACTTTGCCGTTATAGCCTTCTACCAGACCGAGCATAATCTTAACAGTTGTACTCTTTCCTGCCCCGTTAGGGCCGATATAGCCAATAATTTGTCCTCTGTATACCTTAAGGTCAATGCCCTTTAGCACCATTCGGTCCGTGTAGTTCATCCATAAACCAGAAATCGCAATGACTGGATCATCAGCAAGGCCCATATCCTAATCCCCTCTCTAGCGACTAATTGACGATGTTAAAAATTACTATTTCATAAAATTACAATAATTGTATCATTCAACTGAATCCCACTCCATAATTTAACTCACTAATCTTATATCTATGAATGCTAATGCCCTTTTCAACACAAAAGGGAGAACCATTGGTCCCCCCTTAGAGTGTAGAGATCTATCCCACACAAATTATTCTGTTTGATCCACTTGATCATATGAAGCTCTGGCCTTTTCAACCCACACATAATTTTTACTCGTCCACTGATTTAACGCTCTCATAGGCTCAAGTAACGACACCCCTAGGGGGGTTAGAGAATACTCTACGATGGGTGGAACGGAAGGTGTAATCTCGCGTTGTACCAACCCATCTCGTTCCAGTTGCCGCAAAGTTTGAGTTAGCATTTTTTTAGAGATGCCTTCGATTCGTCTTCTGATATCACTGTAACGAATGATTCCATCTTCCATGGCATAGATGACCAAAGCTGTCCATTTATTAGAGATAATATCAAGGACCTTACTGTACCCACAAATCGATAACGAGATATCAGGCTCTACGGCATTCGTCGAAAATGGATTGTTCATATAAAGTCCTCCCGTGCACTTTTTGGTTCCCTGGACACTATAAAGTGCCTCCTTACTTAAGTGTAATTTATGGATTATTGTATGTCTATGCACTTCAAGAAGGAGAGATTGCTCATGAAAGTATACGAAATCCAAAGTGAATTTGGCCTCGATCAACTGAAGGTAGCCGAACGTCCAATTCCTAATCCTGGTTCTGGTGAAGTTCGTATAAAAATGCGGGCAGTTTCCCTTAACGCTAGAGATTTAGGTGTCATTGATGGTTTTTATAACCCGATTTTGAACGCTCCATTAATTCCAGTATCGGACGGTGTTGGTGAAGTTGTCGCCTTAGGTGAGCATACGTCCAGATTCAAGATTGGTGACCGGGTAAGCGGTATTTTTACTCAAAGCTGGGTTTCGGGAGAACCTACACAAGAAAATTGGGTGAGCTCACTTGGAAGTCCGCTTGATGGGTTGCTTGCAGAATATGTTGTGCTTCCCGAGGAGGGATTAGTTCGTGTGCCAGATCTATTAACTGATGAAGAAGCGGCAACTCTTCCTTGTGCAGGTGTTACAGCCTGGCATGCTATTGTTGAAGAAGGAAAGGTGAAGGCTGGAGAGACTGTAGTGATACAAGGAACGGGTGGAGTTTCACTATTCGCGCTTCAATTTGCCAAGCTTCACGGTGCACAGGTGATCATCACATCAAGCAGCGATGAGAAGCTTAAGCGTGCAAAGGGATTGGGAGCGGATTTCGGTATCAATTATTTAAAGACCCCTGAATGGGATAAGGCTGTTCTTGAGCTGACAGGGGGACGCGGGGCAGACCATATTGTTGATCTCGGTGGATCATCCACATTAAATAAGTCAATCGTGGCGCTGCGGGTGGGTGGAAGGATCAGTCTGGTAGGCGGTCTGTCGGGCTTCCAAGTCGAGGGCTTTGAAATCATCCCTGCAATTCTGAGAAAAGCACGCCTTCAAGCCATCAATGTCGGAAGCCGTGACATGTTTGAGACGATGAACCGTGCGGTTGAACAAAATGGACTTCGCCCTATCATTGACGCTGTATTTCCATTTGAACAATCTGTTGAAGCATTGCAATACTTGGCTAAGGGTACACACTTCGGAAAAATCTGCATTAAGTTTTAACAGTAGAACCCCCCTGTAAAAAAGCAGGGGGGTTCTACTGTTATATTCAGCTACCGCCAATCATTTCGATAATAGATTATAAATGACCTGTGC
This genomic stretch from Paenibacillus sp. FSL H7-0737 harbors:
- a CDS encoding zinc-dependent alcohol dehydrogenase family protein — encoded protein: MKVYEIQSEFGLDQLKVAERPIPNPGSGEVRIKMRAVSLNARDLGVIDGFYNPILNAPLIPVSDGVGEVVALGEHTSRFKIGDRVSGIFTQSWVSGEPTQENWVSSLGSPLDGLLAEYVVLPEEGLVRVPDLLTDEEAATLPCAGVTAWHAIVEEGKVKAGETVVIQGTGGVSLFALQFAKLHGAQVIITSSSDEKLKRAKGLGADFGINYLKTPEWDKAVLELTGGRGADHIVDLGGSSTLNKSIVALRVGGRISLVGGLSGFQVEGFEIIPAILRKARLQAINVGSRDMFETMNRAVEQNGLRPIIDAVFPFEQSVEALQYLAKGTHFGKICIKF
- a CDS encoding ABC transporter ATP-binding protein, which translates into the protein MGLADDPVIAISGLWMNYTDRMVLKGIDLKVYRGQIIGYIGPNGAGKSTTVKIMLGLVEGYNGKVEIFGRDIADGDVSYKKRIGYVPEVAELYDSLTAREYLTFVGELYGMKRSDVDYKAGKLMALLGLEKAYDSRIATFSKGMKQKVLLISSMLHDPDILFLDEPLSGLDANSVMVVKEIFASLAARGKTIFYSSHIMDVVEKISSRIVLIDGGDIVADGSFAELREKGREGSLEDIFNQLTGFDKYRDIAGEFVAVMQEGYSHD
- a CDS encoding winged helix-turn-helix transcriptional regulator; its protein translation is MNNPFSTNAVEPDISLSICGYSKVLDIISNKWTALVIYAMEDGIIRYSDIRRRIEGISKKMLTQTLRQLERDGLVQREITPSVPPIVEYSLTPLGVSLLEPMRALNQWTSKNYVWVEKARASYDQVDQTE
- a CDS encoding bifunctional diguanylate cyclase/phosphodiesterase is translated as MDKMGIHFNVWIVLLSFVLAATVTYSALNLISQVSRSTGKIRRLWLISGACVLGCGIWAIHYVGIMANRFPAEVNYYPGRSIISLLVGVLFCYLAFRITSVPQLKIWNLVVGGILLGSGFSAMHYIGMSSMKIATRIHYDIWIQAVAVILVLVSSYIGLLMFQKFKECAGFQRWKLYSALFIGFSVTGLHYTSVKACHFEYNNLPGSKPFFVETDVILLMAFSLAALLMLAVSAGAVFLDRHVLERMAYQDPLTELPNRHGLERYFKDEFFESRSGAVFIVDLDRFKSINDTLGHDIGDMLLQEVAVRLIRSVGDKGKIFRLGGDEFLIALPDCTLEGAQEEAGHIMHELKEFYRIQGNELYVTASVGISMTPMHGTDRSALMKAADTALYTSKDSGKNKCSVFDQEVNRHQLRRMSLEKDLRKALARSEFMVVYQPKWDSYMNVTVGLEALLRWRHPEHGIISPAEFIPIAEETGLIVPITYWMLHDVCSQNRFWHKEEIANVPVSINMSARMFEDGSLYDVVAEALTCAELEPHFLELEITESIAMHNMKETVAQLSRLRLLGVRVSLDDFGTGFSSLGNLDEIPVNTLKIDQVFIRNSKMHSKKAIISNIIAIATHLNMEVVAEGVETPEQIELLKSLGCRVMQGYYYGRPMPVHELGEWFIANTAAS
- a CDS encoding methyl-accepting chemotaxis protein, with amino-acid sequence MKLATKLTWMMFIVLLLVGSSIGFFGYRTAYKQVDEAAGIELVGCANITTGLIDPSDITALIAGDQSKLEAVEDRIGWIVAHKAIFKEAFILSLDGKILAADSSFKARGYKAGDTFYFSDEEKQMITKSKHSAYSKVYTYEGTSLKTGYGPIYQDHDPSKPIVALMAINFDGPLIQERTRDIIVQPFIIGTSILVIAIVAAYLLIRRMVSPLTKLSRGVNLVAQGDLTHDPISFNSKDEIGTLARNFNGMTQSLRMLITEVNETSMQVASSSEELSASAQETNRAGEYSVNVSIELADGANTQLQNLEGGYKSVQDLSHFITEIAGNADNAMNNATSNAEKARTGREAMDSTTQQMSIVSDSITDLAVIIETLGGYSKEIENIVGTIASIAEETNLLSLNAAIEAARAGEEGRGFAVVAQSVRKLAERSAQSAAQIGQLVSIIVNQMDQAGETMKRSTEEMDQGRELIVTAGQSFSEIEMSVSGMASQSQQISGTVRELASISDGLVTTLQNIVDVANQTASGAETLSASSQEQLAAMEEVESAAGFLSSLAEKLQILIERFKV